A single region of the Deinococcus planocerae genome encodes:
- a CDS encoding TVP38/TMEM64 family protein — protein MTPAPRRNPRLVRWLVLGGTLALLVGIGLTPDVRAFLARGYTALTSSDPAVTHAFVGGLGWAGPLALILGFVFQAVVPVLPALVMIAVTARAYGPVEGFFIVYVGTLLGAAAGYGLGRAVGDTLVRTLAGERARNAAHAFAERYGVQGVLLVRLTPVLSADVMNLVAGAARMGFRPFLLATAAGALPVTLLVVWLSGSAHRMAWGLGLLSALVALGAATRWWLGRRSAGRPVPEVPPRTDGGVS, from the coding sequence GTGACGCCCGCCCCCCGCCGCAACCCCCGTCTCGTGCGCTGGCTGGTGCTGGGCGGAACGCTCGCGCTGCTGGTGGGGATCGGTCTCACGCCGGACGTGCGGGCCTTTCTGGCGCGCGGGTATACGGCCCTCACGTCGAGCGACCCCGCCGTCACCCACGCCTTCGTAGGCGGGCTCGGCTGGGCCGGACCCCTCGCGCTGATCCTGGGCTTCGTGTTTCAGGCGGTCGTGCCCGTCCTCCCCGCCCTGGTGATGATCGCCGTGACCGCCCGCGCCTACGGCCCCGTCGAGGGCTTTTTTATCGTCTACGTCGGCACGCTGCTCGGGGCCGCCGCCGGGTACGGGCTGGGGCGGGCGGTGGGGGACACGCTCGTGCGGACGCTCGCCGGGGAACGGGCGCGCAACGCGGCCCACGCCTTCGCCGAGCGGTACGGGGTGCAGGGGGTGCTGCTCGTGCGGCTGACGCCGGTTCTCTCGGCGGACGTGATGAACCTCGTCGCGGGGGCGGCCAGGATGGGCTTCCGGCCTTTCCTGCTCGCCACCGCCGCCGGGGCATTGCCGGTGACCCTGCTGGTGGTGTGGCTCAGCGGCTCGGCCCACCGGATGGCGTGGGGGCTGGGGCTGCTCTCGGCCCTCGTCGCCCTCGGGGCCGCGACCCGCTGGTGGCTCGGGCGGCGCTCGGCGGGGAGGCCGGTCCCGGAGGTTCCGCCCCGGACGGACGGCGGCGTCTCTTGA
- a CDS encoding PQQ-dependent sugar dehydrogenase, with amino-acid sequence MRRPLLAALTAALGVLPPAFAQGSAPPTGPGPQQTTVPTPRPLPAPEPPVSATVTRNEPAALEFTPDKLARLRVPAGFEIKVMASGLGNARMMHVMPDGGIYLTRRGQNDIYYLKDVNKDGLFDAGERRMVAQNLKLVHGLDVRGGKLYAVGEKTIWVMDMARDGTLSVPRVFADGFPDAGQHPARGLKWGPDGYLYASFGSTNNDTPTQNPEEATILRVRPDGQWREVYARGLRHTIGFGWHPVTGTFYGMDMSMDWHGDDLPPEELNVIERGRNYGWPFCYADRRPDPYTNSSQIPGRITKAEFCDLTQGSVLTYTAHASPIALNFYTGAQFPAEYRGDAFVAFRGSWNRSAPSGYEIARVNFDAQNRPTAIQPFVTGFVYQENGQWKQFGRVAGVATYTDGSLLFTDDQSGVLYRVRYTGGQ; translated from the coding sequence ATGAGAAGACCCCTGCTCGCCGCGCTGACGGCGGCCCTCGGCGTTCTGCCCCCCGCATTTGCCCAGGGCTCGGCTCCGCCCACCGGCCCCGGCCCCCAGCAGACGACCGTGCCCACCCCCCGCCCCCTGCCCGCCCCCGAGCCGCCCGTGAGCGCGACGGTCACCCGCAACGAGCCCGCGGCGCTGGAGTTCACCCCCGACAAGCTCGCCCGGCTCAGGGTCCCGGCGGGCTTCGAGATCAAGGTGATGGCGAGCGGCCTGGGCAACGCGCGGATGATGCACGTGATGCCCGACGGCGGCATCTACCTCACCCGCAGGGGGCAAAACGACATCTACTACCTGAAGGACGTGAACAAAGACGGCCTGTTCGACGCGGGCGAGCGCCGGATGGTCGCGCAAAACCTCAAGCTCGTCCACGGGCTCGACGTGAGGGGCGGCAAGCTCTACGCGGTCGGCGAGAAGACGATCTGGGTGATGGATATGGCGCGGGACGGCACCCTGAGCGTGCCCCGCGTCTTCGCCGACGGCTTTCCCGACGCCGGGCAGCACCCCGCGCGCGGGTTGAAGTGGGGCCCGGACGGCTACCTCTACGCGTCGTTCGGCTCCACCAACAACGACACGCCCACCCAGAATCCCGAGGAGGCGACCATCCTGCGCGTCCGCCCCGACGGGCAGTGGCGCGAGGTGTACGCGCGGGGGCTGCGGCACACCATCGGCTTCGGCTGGCACCCGGTCACGGGGACCTTCTACGGCATGGACATGAGCATGGACTGGCACGGCGACGACCTCCCGCCCGAGGAGCTGAACGTGATCGAGCGCGGGCGCAACTACGGCTGGCCCTTCTGCTACGCCGACCGCCGCCCCGACCCCTACACCAACTCCAGCCAGATTCCGGGCCGGATCACCAAGGCCGAGTTCTGCGACCTGACCCAGGGCTCGGTGCTGACCTACACGGCGCACGCCTCGCCCATCGCCCTGAACTTCTACACGGGCGCCCAATTCCCCGCCGAGTACCGGGGCGACGCCTTCGTGGCCTTCCGCGGCTCGTGGAACCGCTCCGCGCCCAGCGGCTACGAGATCGCCCGGGTGAACTTCGACGCGCAAAACCGCCCCACCGCCATCCAGCCCTTCGTGACCGGCTTCGTCTACCAGGAGAACGGGCAGTGGAAGCAGTTCGGGCGCGTGGCGGGCGTCGCCACCTACACGGACGGCAGCCTGCTCTTCACCGACGACCAGAGCGGCGTCCTGTACCGGGTGCGCTACACGGGGGGCCAGTGA